The Gammaproteobacteria bacterium DNA segment TTGGTAATCGCCGCTGTCAGCGTTGTCTTACCGTGGTCAACGTGACCGATCGTTCCGACGTTTACGTGCGGCTTCTTACGCTCAAATTTTTCCTTGGACATGGACCATCCCCTCTAAAGAACCAAAGACAAATATCAATATATAAAGTAACCGAAACTGG contains these protein-coding regions:
- a CDS encoding GTP-binding protein is translated as MSKEKFERKKPHVNVGTIGHVDHGKTTLTAAIT